In Lonchura striata isolate bLonStr1 chromosome 3, bLonStr1.mat, whole genome shotgun sequence, the sequence cagcattacaTCATGTAATACATTAGCATTCACATGCTAAGCTAAGAATTACATGTCTTGTAATAATCTTCATAATTCAGTAATACTGAGCAAATGCCACTGCATCTCCTAattgattttatattttgtaGCACTGTGTTTTTTATTACTTCACATTATTAATTTTCCCCAATCACCATTGTGGATTCCCAGAAGTAACAGCCTGAAAGCaacctgggcacagggacacagtaACAACCAGTAAAAAACTAAATCAAGTTTCTCAGCATGTGTAAGGATTGTGTAAGAGGCAAATGTATTTGTCAAGGGTGGCCTCAACAGTGACTTTCTCTTCTTGTCCATTATACACTTTTAAACCTCTCCAGCAAATTAAGTCATCACCTTACAATATGAGCAGAGGCAAAGCAGATTTCAGACCCAGGTGATTTTGTCTCTCTGAACGAATGGAATGATGTTCTCATTCCACATATTCCACAACTTCCATCTCTCTGTTCATGACCCAAAGTTGTTTCTTCAAAATGCACTTGAAACAAGTTAACAGCATTTTCAAAGATGACACACTGAGGCTCCAGTGTACAGATTCATCCTGTCTTTTACATATTGGGTCAAAGCACTAAAGCTGGAGTGTTGTTGAACTCTCTCCAGTCAGAAACCTTCAGCAGTTTGACCTTTAGCCTTCTTGACTAGATTTTTAATTACTGCAGTTCAATCAGGTGCCTAAGGATGAAGATTAATTCACCCTGTAGGAGTACTAAGCCAAAGATACAAAGGAGATAAGAGCAGTAAACCCAGGTCTCAAAATTATAACTCTCCCAACAACTGCCTCATGAAATTACTTGCATCTTTGTTTTTGAATACTTGACCTTGGAACCTTAAAATACCCTTTCAGattaaagaagaagaagaaaataaacccaaataatCAAAGTCACGAGCAATTGGAACATATTTATCCACTGCCTAGATCTTTGTTGTATGAGCATAACGAGCAGCAGCTTTTGAGACCAGAGTAgaagagcagaaatgggcacttAACAACTCCAGTTAACAGAAACCTGTATGGCTTCTCTACCCTGTATTTCTCAGTGCAAATGTGGTTGTATGTCCTCCCTAGAAATTAAGGCATCCTTCttaaaccaaccaaacaaaaaccctcaaacaaatacatttgaaaaataaagagaattaCCACAACAGAAGGAAACAGGTGTGCTTGAACCTCATACATGCACTGCTGCCAGGCCACCTGCAGATCAAGTCTGCATAAAACCTAAAGTCCAGTTAATGCAACTGCTTCGgtttcattaattttttgtttgggtAGGCTTTTCTGTGTGCTTCTTTTTTGGTAGAGCTTTATAAATAAACAGTATCATCAATATTCTTAAAATGAAATTGTCCTTTCTCCCACTAATCCTCCTACCAGATGGGACAACTCTCCCACAGGCAAACTGGCTAATAATGTTCACTTTATGTGCTTTAAAattgaaattcagttttcaaTTCTATATGAATGTTTACAAGCTGCCCCCAGTAACTTATCCCTTAATGTAATGCCAACTATcctcaaaacaacaaaataatctgTCTGTAATTAAATTCTGAATTCTCTAAAATACTAACTTTCACGTAATGCATGAAATGACATGGAGCACAAATTATTCCGAAATAAGTAAATTCATGCTAATGTGACTTTAGGGAAATTGTTTCTGAAGCAAATTTTTCACTTGTAAAGTTTTCACTCATTAAACTCATACTCActgatgaagaaaaaatattatggaCAACTAAATATTGATTTTAAAGATCTGATGACATTGGACAATAGGAAAACAAACTGTATTGAAATTCAGATTGATTTACGTATACAAAGACAGTTTATAAATATTTGCACAACATTAAAGTCTTCTGCAGGacaaaaacaacaaatcacTTGGGAGGaaaaagcacaaacaaaaaataatctttacTGAAGCCAAGCatggaacagagaaaaaaattcaagtcaGACCTAATGTCTCTTTCAGAACATTACAGATCATTTAACTACAGACCAGCATCAAACTGAACTACCCCGTATTTTCCACTTACCATCCATTCAGGTTCAGAAGCCTGAATTTGCTCACCTTGTCCAGGTTTCAGGCCGACCTGAGTGTCAGATTTCAGCGTTCTCAAACTacagagaggagcaggatgAAACTTACTCAAGGCTTGATGAAACGGGACACTGTATTCCCATTTTCTATCTCCTGTTAATTTTCTATAGTTTAGATCACCTTTGAAGAGAAGCAAGTTCGACTTCTGTAGCTCAGCATACAAGTCAGAAGCAACTTCAATCATACTGGAAAAATCATGTGGCAAAGTCCAAAACATGTGGTCATGGAAAACCCAAACTCCCTTTTTCAAATTGCCCTCCCAGTTTATGCCACATCTAGACATCCACATATGATTAGCTGACCCCAGTTGTttaatagtccagttaaaatCATGCTTTGTGGTATCTGATACATACCATGGAATACTTTTTCCATGAAAACAGACTTCATCAGCTAGCTTTGATGATAACAAGAAATCAGCCAACACAAGATCACTTACAAGTTCAAATCCAGCATTATCCAGGATTATGTCAACTCTAACATTACTTCtttctgttctattttttttggcatttacaAGTAGTGACCAAACTTTTTCCATATCATTCACTAAGATGTAAGGTACCATGTTTTCCAGAGACTGCAAAGGACTAGATTTCTGAGAGCTGTCTTCACCAGCTGAAAAAGAAAGGTCACACTTATTGCCCCATAATGACacctagaggaaaaaaaaaaaaaaaaaaaagaaaaaaaaaaaaagaagaaagaaaagaaactatTTACTAAGTCGTACTGTAGATACATTCTCAACTTCACATACACTGAAGATTTTGTTCCCTGGTTTTTGTTTTAGGTAATAAAGGTTGTAATTCCACATATTCTTCCAAGCTTTAATAAAACTCAACTCCTTGTCCAGGTATCTCAACATATACAAGATTTTGTGgaagaaaccaaacaaagcTCTGTATTTACACGTGTCAGAAGTGGCAAAGATGGGAGATTTAGATCAACATAAACACATTGTTTACAAAgctcaaaacagaaatatacTCCATACTGCAATTCCAAAAAAATATCAGTGATAACACagaaaaaggaataataaaagcagatttactttttttattatgtgCAGCCAAATAAGTATTTTagatatatgtatttttagCAGTCACTAATGAGCTCTTTGTGAAGATTCATCAAATACCTGACATACATGTTGCCAGCTAATGGACTTATTTCTAATCCTACAATACTTTGGATTTTCTACCCAAAGGCACTACATTCCAAGAGTAATGCtgttaaaaagcttttaaaccACTTCTGACCCAGACTGACTTCtaattttttctccaaagaagTCTAAAAGCATTTAAAGTGCCAACTAAAATTAACTGTTTTAAGAAATTATACATAAATATCAAAAAGCTAATCTGGAATTTGACTTAAAATGTTTGAGAGATACTGGTTTTGATGGAAAAATTGCTGAGTTTTCATACACACAACGAAGACCAGCCATTAATAAAAAAGTgtcacatttaaaacaaaatatatttccagAATAGCAGCTATACAGTAGGGCTATCAGGACTTCATCATACtttaacaaacaaaatatctaaattttaatttccataTGAAATTCAGATTCTTTATAACCTCAAATTCTTGTTTGTTTCATAGGAGAGATATTTTCAATTCTTGGGTTAAGCACTACCAGTTTACCTGCAATAGCTTAAAAAGTTCCTCCTGAAGTTGCTTTTCATCTAGATCCTTGATGTTCTTAAGAAGTTCCTGAAAGTAAGTGCATAAGGCAATAACAGCTTCTTGGGATTCAAAGAAATTTTGAGCCTTTCCTTCCTTAAATACATCAAAGTTGTCAATAGGTGGGCTAAAAAGAGAAGAACAAATATGTTGCCATACTTCCCACATTCTTCATTACAGCACATGCAAAGGAAGCTCAAAGGTCAGCTACTTTAGACTGTACTACAGGACAGTTAGATTTTCCACTTCTAATTTGTCATACTAGATTTTCACATATCTCCATAACAGCCTAATACGCATCTTGCTAAGAGACAGTATGGAAGGCATCTTTATACAGCAATATATTCTGAAAGTGAACAAGCATTTAATCACAACAACTCTGGGAACTGCACAGACAGTTGAGCTACAATCTTCAGACGAGAATTAAAACTAACATACAAGTGAACTAAAGTTAAGAAAAGCTGGCCTGATTTTAAATCTGTTTGTGTGTGCTGGAGGGTACTTCCCATACCAAATTCTCTTCCAGTTAGGAAGTTATCTCTATGAAAGTCTTTAGTAGGATTTTGGAAAATTACCATGACAAATGAGAATGctgtaatatataaaaataataggTCAATCTCTTATGAAACATATTTGCACGACAACCTTTCAACAAATAATTGAATTTCCATCCAAGCATATGCTTAAGAGCAACTAAATAATGGAGATCaagaaacttaaaaattaaaagtatcTGCTCAGCTTTTTAAGTGCAATCCAGGGGATGAACCTCATATTTGAAGCTTTTGGTTCAAGAGCTCAAATTACACAACATACCAGTGGAAACTGAGTCCCATTACTGTGTTTGCATCTCAACACTAAGGGTAAACCTGTACTCGGGGAGCTTTCAAATTTTTTGGCAGCAACACGATCTTAAACTGTTAATTCCTACCCCATGACGTTGTACTGGCACATCTCCGTGGTACCAGCACAACAAGTTTTTCCTGCCCAGTTATTTTTAACCAGTATCAGCTCCCAAAGTTTGATGCAACACATGGTCTGCAAGCACTGCTGTAACTAAGAAGCTGGTATAGAATGAACAACAGGAGCTGCTTAAGATGGGTCTACTGCTGTAAGAAACAGTTCTCAAATGGTAACTTCAGATTGCCAAGCAGCAAAACAAATTAGAACTCCCGAAAGATTTGTGGCTCTCATATGCCGTGTTTAacacttaaaagaaaattctagACCAACAAACCTTGTAGAAATGCTACATGGTTTTCATATCTCAATTTACATTAGTCTGCAAAATCAAGCTCAAGAGTTTTCATGTAGACCAACTCACCAAAACTGaagcataaaataattaataagaTTCAAATTCTACTAAATATGAGaaagtattaattttaaatctgATGTGCAAGCTGAGGAAAAAGTAATATGGCAAAAGCTTAAGATCTTCCTTTATCTTACTCCTCAGCtgtctttctttttcccaaaataaaaatgggaaagagcAATGCTTTGCAAAGTAATATAGCAAGCCAGTAAATACTTACTTCTGTGCTAATGCTGCATGAATTCTTCGATACATGTAACACTCTACATACAGCCAAGGGGACTGAAACCAACTTGGTTCTCCATTTCCATTTGGTAAATTTCGTTGGTAGTCCAGGTATTGGTTCCACAGTGCTGCATCGGGCAACTCATCTTCCAAAGGGGTCACTGGCTTGTCTGTTTGCAGTTCATTCCGCAGTTTGGAGAGGAAAGATATAGCCCTCTTCTCTGCTTCAACACCCTTCTGAAAAAAGTGGAGAACAAAAGTTCCTATTCTGTACCTTCATTCCTGTAGAGACACAGATCAACTGTTCATGGAATGTGCAAAGTTTTAATTGCCATGAGAGTCCctgacaaatcacagcttgattcaacaaaatatattttggtgAATAAAGCTCATTTCAGATCCAAGATCTAAAATTAATTCCATATGGGACTTCTTTTTAGATTGGACTTCTTGCTTATTAGAGGAGAAGAGAGTGTTGAAACACAGTCTTGTTCAGAAGGTGTTACTGTCTGTCAAACACTGCATCAACACAAAAACCAAAGTAAGTGATGCAGTTGCGTAAGTGATAGATCAGAAGGAAAAGGTTGGACAGAAAGGTGTGTTACAGAACTAATCAAAAATAGCTAGtagaaagaattatttttaaaaaatatcaggcAAAAGGATTGAGACAAGCCTTATCAGTAAAAACAAGGCAAAGAAAGGGTCTCAAAGGCTAGAAGGAAATAAACATCAGGGAAAATGATGATTATGATGATGACTCTTACCTCACCATGTTCTtcaaaaaattcatttttatgtcGATGCAAAGTATCAATAACTCTTGTGAGAATCTGGGGAAGTCTATCTTTGATTGTAAAATATGCAAAGGATCTAAAAAAGAGAGgatcaatattttattattgtcAGCAAAGGATAAAATGgcttcaatttttaaaagaaatgcaagATCTTTGCGCTACTTTGGGCTGGGGTAGAGTTGATCttcttcacagtagctggtATGGGGGTTGTGTTTTAGACTTGTGCTGGAGACATTGTTGACAACACAAGGAAGTTTTccttattgctgagcagggattGCAGAGTCAAGATCTTTTCTGCTTTACCCCACCCCACTAGCAAGAAAACTGGGGGTGCACAGGGcgttgggaggggacacagccaggacagctgacccttACTGACCCAGAGGCTATTCCAGACCATATGGTGTCATGCTCAGCAGTGGAAACCAGGAGGAAAAGTTGGACAGGGAGCCACTGCCTAGGCATCAGTAAGTTCATGGTGAGCAAATGCTTTCAGATGTCTTACTTGGTTTTCTTGGGTTGTATTTCTCTTTGCTCTTTTCATTATGATTTATTCTCACTCCAATTATTAAACTGCTCTCAACCCACAAGTTTCCTCATTTTCACCTTTCTCACTCACTTCTCCCCACCCCGCTGAGCTATACGATGCTttgctgccagctggggttaTAACACAACAGTATTAAAAGTAGCTTGACATGCCCTTAAAGcagtggaaaggaaaaaaaataaaacggAAAAAATTTCAAACTGGTCGGATTCTTTCGCCTACTTTTGCAGAAGATTATAAACAGCAACCTGctcaaggaagaaaaagctAAATGACTGGCCCTGACGAAACAGCAAAAAATTGCAGTTAATTCTAAGCTAAAACGCGACCCCTATTGCTAAGATACCCAGATGCAAAACCTAGTAGATGTAAAACTAAAAGTACAGGTATCTCCTCAAATTTTTCTACGTATCTCATCAACAAGAAACGCACTCTCCATTATATACTCGATTTACATTTTCTCCAAACGCAGTTTATGCACGAGGACAAGGAGCAGAACGCGGCCGGCCGCGCAGAGAGCGCACACCGGCCTGGCGAGATTCATTCGCTCTGAGATTTCTACCCTTGggctggaggcgcagagccGAGCGGCCGCACCGGGAGCGcggcgcggggagcgcggcgcCGGCGCTGGCACCGCCCCACGGCCAGGCCGGGCCGGAGaccgcggcggcggcagcgccgcgcccgcagcgccgcctACGGGCCCCGCGCGCCGCCGCGCCGCTGTCCCCGCCTGCCCCCCCGGGCCAAGagccgccccccggccccgcccggcgccCGAAAACCTCCGCTCTCCGGCGGCGGGGCGCCGGACGGCCCCTCAGCTCCCTCCCGCCCCCCGTTTCGCTGCCGGTAACAAGCGCGCCAGGCCGTGACGGACCCCTTAAACCTGCCCgacagggacaccgggagcgccggcgccgccgccatcttgctCCGCCCCCCCGCGAGGAGGCGCACcgccctccccctgccccctcCCGGAAGCGGGCCCGAGCGGCGGCCGGACGTTATTGGCGCGcgggccgcgccccgccgcgcgGCGACGGACGGGCGGGGCGTGTCGGCCCGCGCGCCCtggcggggcccggcgggcggtgggcggggccgcggctcgCGCGGCGGAGAGCGGCGCGCCCCCTCCCCCAGGTCAGTGCTggcgcgcggcggcggcgggaaccgcctcgccc encodes:
- the DCPH1 gene encoding damage-control phosphatase ARMT1 — its product is MAAAPALPVSLSGRFKGSFAYFTIKDRLPQILTRVIDTLHRHKNEFFEEHGEKGVEAEKRAISFLSKLRNELQTDKPVTPLEDELPDAALWNQYLDYQRNLPNGNGEPSWFQSPWLYVECYMYRRIHAALAQNPPIDNFDVFKEGKAQNFFESQEAVIALCTYFQELLKNIKDLDEKQLQEELFKLLQVSLWGNKCDLSFSAGEDSSQKSSPLQSLENMVPYILVNDMEKVWSLLVNAKKNRTERSNVRVDIILDNAGFELVSDLVLADFLLSSKLADEVCFHGKSIPWYVSDTTKHDFNWTIKQLGSANHMWMSRCGINWEGNLKKGVWVFHDHMFWTLPHDFSSMIEVASDLYAELQKSNLLLFKGDLNYRKLTGDRKWEYSVPFHQALSKFHPAPLCSLRTLKSDTQVGLKPGQGEQIQASEPEWMVSGKYGVVQFDAGL